One region of Niallia sp. Man26 genomic DNA includes:
- a CDS encoding M20 peptidase aminoacylase family protein, translated as MKDRVIDWVNKKEVEIKAMYHYLHEHAEISWEEHHTTAFICKQLDLLDIPYKTFSDQTGAVGYWGNNRTGPTIGVRTDIDALWQNVDGVWKANHSCGHDAHMTIVLFTLKCLKELGVQPRGMIKSFFQPAEETGGGALSFINKNLLDDVDYLLGLHLRPIQEMRHNEASPAIYHGAAASFKGRVFGLQAHAARHHLGINVIDSITAINTAIRAIPLNPIIPASAKMTFIQGGGKSFNIIPDYAEFGIDARAQTNEAMNDLIDKLKRSIYHAGEANGAKVELELLSEMPAAQKDNAMEEAVAGSIKEVLGKKGLVPPPVTPGGEDFHFYAKKLKNLHSTMIGLGTDLKPGLHHPKMSFELDSLLNGIKIMALSVMRLNEFTADEN; from the coding sequence GTGAAGGATAGAGTAATAGATTGGGTGAACAAAAAAGAAGTAGAAATAAAAGCGATGTATCATTATTTGCATGAACATGCAGAGATTAGCTGGGAGGAACATCATACAACAGCTTTTATATGCAAACAGCTTGATTTGCTAGATATACCTTATAAAACTTTTTCGGACCAAACAGGAGCAGTCGGCTATTGGGGCAATAACAGGACCGGACCAACTATCGGTGTGCGCACAGATATAGATGCATTATGGCAAAATGTCGACGGTGTATGGAAGGCAAATCATTCATGCGGCCATGATGCCCATATGACAATTGTACTCTTTACACTCAAATGCCTAAAAGAGCTTGGGGTACAACCGAGAGGAATGATTAAAAGTTTTTTTCAGCCTGCAGAAGAAACAGGCGGCGGTGCCCTTTCTTTTATCAATAAAAATTTATTAGATGATGTGGACTATTTACTTGGGCTTCATTTGCGGCCGATTCAGGAAATGAGGCATAATGAAGCATCTCCAGCTATCTATCACGGAGCAGCAGCGTCATTTAAAGGGCGGGTTTTTGGCTTGCAGGCACATGCCGCCCGTCATCATTTAGGAATAAATGTTATAGACAGTATTACGGCTATTAATACGGCAATCCGCGCTATACCGCTTAATCCTATCATACCTGCATCAGCAAAGATGACCTTCATTCAAGGCGGAGGGAAAAGCTTTAATATCATTCCTGATTATGCAGAATTCGGCATTGATGCGCGAGCACAAACGAATGAAGCAATGAATGACCTTATCGATAAACTAAAGAGGAGCATCTATCACGCTGGAGAAGCAAATGGAGCTAAAGTAGAGTTAGAGCTCTTGTCTGAGATGCCTGCAGCACAGAAGGATAATGCGATGGAAGAAGCAGTAGCAGGCAGCATTAAAGAAGTGCTTGGTAAAAAAGGACTTGTTCCGCCACCAGTTACACCAGGAGGCGAGGACTTCCATTTTTATGCAAAAAAATTAAAAAACCTACATTCGACAATGATCGGCTTAGGTACAGACCTAAAACCAGGCCTGCACCATCCAAAAATGTCATTTGAACTGGATAGTTTGCTAAATGGCATTAAAATTATGGCATTGTCTGTCATGAGACTGAATGAGTTTACTGCAGATGAAAATTAA
- the menC gene encoding o-succinylbenzoate synthase, with protein MKIERIELLHLKMPLLHPFVTSIGSLMEKDFLIIKMFSGGHVGYGESVAMPNPGYSEETTGTSVHIIEEFLIPLLFSSTINHPDDVSNIFAPIRRNNMAKAALEGAVWDLYSKKIGVSLAHALGGTRKSIDVGVSIGIEKSLDELLLKIERYLADGYKKIKVKIKPGYDLEPLAKIREKFGFGIPLMADANSAYCLQDLTHLKKLDAFKLMMIEQPLAFDDMIDHAVLQKELSTPICLDESIHSAEDARKAIELGSCRIINLKIGRVGGLTEAKKIHDLCDNYNVPVWCGGMLEAGVGRAHNIAITSLANFTIAGDTSASDRYWKEDIIQPEVIMSAPGKIAVPTKPGIGYELNEQVIEKYLLGKKTFTNN; from the coding sequence TTGAAGATTGAAAGAATCGAGCTTCTTCATCTAAAGATGCCGTTGCTGCATCCATTTGTAACAAGTATCGGGAGTTTAATGGAAAAGGACTTCCTGATTATTAAAATGTTCAGCGGCGGGCATGTAGGCTACGGAGAGTCCGTTGCTATGCCCAATCCAGGCTACAGTGAAGAAACTACAGGCACTTCTGTGCATATAATAGAAGAATTTTTAATTCCTCTTTTGTTTAGTAGCACCATTAACCATCCAGACGACGTTTCTAATATATTCGCACCAATCAGAAGAAATAATATGGCAAAAGCAGCATTAGAAGGAGCTGTTTGGGATCTTTACAGCAAAAAAATTGGAGTGTCCCTTGCCCATGCACTTGGCGGGACGAGAAAAAGCATTGATGTTGGCGTAAGCATTGGAATAGAGAAGTCGCTAGACGAGCTACTCTTGAAAATCGAAAGATATTTGGCAGATGGCTATAAAAAAATAAAAGTTAAAATAAAGCCAGGCTATGATTTGGAGCCATTGGCGAAAATCAGGGAGAAGTTCGGATTTGGGATTCCTCTTATGGCCGATGCGAATTCAGCATATTGCCTGCAAGATTTGACACATTTAAAAAAATTAGATGCATTCAAGCTGATGATGATTGAACAGCCTTTAGCCTTTGACGACATGATTGACCATGCTGTTCTGCAAAAGGAGCTAAGCACTCCGATTTGTCTGGATGAAAGTATCCATTCAGCTGAGGATGCCCGCAAGGCAATCGAGCTGGGCAGCTGCAGAATTATCAATTTGAAAATTGGCCGCGTCGGCGGTTTGACAGAAGCAAAGAAAATTCATGATTTATGTGATAATTATAATGTTCCTGTCTGGTGCGGAGGAATGCTTGAAGCTGGTGTCGGCAGGGCTCATAATATTGCTATAACCTCGCTTGCGAACTTTACAATTGCCGGTGACACTTCTGCTTCTGATCGCTATTGGAAGGAAGACATTATCCAGCCTGAGGTGATTATGTCTGCTCCAGGAAAAATAGCAGTCCCGACAAAGCCGGGCATCGGTTATGAGCTGAACGAGCAAGTGATTGAAAAATACTTATTAGGAAAAAAGACATTCACAAATAATTAA
- a CDS encoding replication-associated recombination protein A, whose amino-acid sequence MNGEPLAYRMRPTTIDEVVGQKDIIGKQTGLYKMIKNGHVPSMLLYGEPGIGKTSIAFAIAGTTKLPFIALNATTAGKKDVEAVVDEARLTGKVLLFLDEIHRFNKAQQDYLLPHVERGDIVLIGATTENPYHDVNPAIRSRCGQIKQLKRLTDVDIEELLTRAIKEERGLGTLSIKISDEQIKKIAQGTNGDARKSLTLLESIVYSSDKEEDTFVVTDETVAQMIERVGVYGDKKGSHFYNLLSSLQKSIRGSDVDAALYYLAHLLETGDLVAVNRRLLVIAYEDVGLAKTSVGNNVLAAVTASERLGLPEARIPLSVAVVEMCLSSKSNAAYKALDAAIADVRSGHVGDIPMHLRDGHYAGSKALGHVGYVYPHDYPIGTFGGWVNQEYLPEKLKGTQYYQPTEAGEEKKLKAIYERLAGFRTENEKKQ is encoded by the coding sequence GTGAATGGAGAACCACTAGCCTATCGAATGCGGCCGACTACCATTGATGAAGTAGTCGGGCAAAAGGATATAATCGGCAAACAAACAGGCTTATATAAAATGATTAAAAATGGTCATGTTCCGTCCATGCTTTTATATGGGGAGCCAGGCATAGGAAAGACCTCCATTGCCTTTGCGATTGCCGGTACGACGAAATTGCCGTTTATTGCCTTAAATGCGACAACAGCAGGCAAAAAGGATGTGGAGGCAGTCGTGGATGAAGCGAGATTAACAGGGAAAGTGCTGCTGTTTCTCGACGAAATTCACCGCTTCAACAAAGCACAGCAAGATTATTTGCTTCCCCATGTGGAAAGAGGGGATATCGTTTTAATCGGTGCAACTACTGAAAACCCGTATCATGATGTGAATCCTGCCATCAGAAGCCGCTGCGGGCAGATTAAGCAGCTTAAAAGATTGACAGATGTTGATATTGAGGAGCTACTTACTAGGGCTATTAAAGAAGAACGGGGTCTAGGTACCCTGTCGATAAAGATAAGTGATGAACAAATAAAAAAAATTGCCCAAGGAACGAATGGAGATGCTCGGAAATCCTTAACCCTTTTAGAGTCTATTGTCTATTCCTCTGATAAAGAAGAAGATACATTTGTTGTAACAGATGAAACAGTCGCACAAATGATTGAAAGAGTCGGAGTTTATGGAGATAAGAAGGGGTCTCATTTCTATAACCTTCTTTCCAGCCTGCAAAAGAGCATTCGCGGAAGCGATGTTGACGCAGCTCTTTATTATCTTGCTCATTTGCTCGAAACAGGTGATCTTGTTGCTGTTAACAGAAGACTGCTTGTAATTGCCTATGAAGATGTCGGTCTTGCGAAAACATCTGTAGGCAATAATGTACTTGCAGCCGTTACAGCAAGTGAGCGGCTTGGATTGCCTGAAGCAAGAATTCCTTTATCTGTTGCTGTTGTAGAAATGTGTTTATCTTCTAAATCAAATGCAGCCTATAAGGCCCTAGATGCAGCAATCGCTGATGTTAGGAGTGGCCATGTTGGGGATATTCCGATGCATCTCCGCGACGGCCATTATGCTGGAAGCAAAGCGCTCGGCCATGTTGGCTATGTGTATCCTCATGATTATCCAATCGGCACATTCGGCGGCTGGGTCAATCAAGAATATTTGCCAGAAAAGCTTAAAGGAACGCAATACTATCAGCCAACTGAGGCGGGAGAAGAGAAAAAGCTTAAGGCTATTTACGAACGGCTGGCAGGATTCCGGACAGAAAACGAGAAAAAACAATAA
- a CDS encoding ABC transporter permease, translating to MLQLLQNEWMKIWKRAATHVMVVLLLLSVIAIGAITKYQENGLSVPDNENWRQGLEMENKEYQKQLDEGTVSPDLIEYTRSQIAINEYRLEHDITTNVDYSVWDFISDSSELISFAGLFTIIIAAGIVANEFTWGTVKLLLIRPIGRAKILFSKYLSVILFGVCLILVLFGFALLLGAILFGFPESSTPYLNYHDGKVTEQSMILHLLITYGLNSIDLLMITTMAFMISSVFRNSSLAVGISIFLMFMGGTVTYMLSTKFEWAKYILFANTDLTQYFEGTPLMEGMTLTFSIVMLCVYFLIFHLLAFFVFKKRDVAA from the coding sequence ATGCTGCAGCTGTTGCAAAATGAATGGATGAAGATATGGAAGCGTGCAGCCACACACGTAATGGTTGTCCTTTTGCTTCTAAGTGTAATCGCTATTGGAGCCATTACGAAATATCAGGAAAATGGATTATCTGTTCCTGACAATGAAAATTGGCGCCAAGGTTTAGAGATGGAAAACAAGGAATATCAAAAACAGCTCGATGAAGGAACAGTCTCCCCTGATTTAATTGAATATACAAGGTCACAGATTGCCATTAATGAATATCGATTAGAGCATGATATTACTACAAATGTGGATTACTCTGTGTGGGATTTTATATCAGATAGTTCAGAACTCATCTCCTTTGCCGGCTTGTTTACCATTATCATTGCAGCTGGCATAGTTGCAAACGAGTTTACATGGGGTACGGTAAAGCTGTTGCTAATACGCCCGATTGGAAGAGCCAAAATACTGTTTTCTAAGTATTTGTCCGTAATATTGTTTGGGGTATGTTTAATTTTGGTTCTATTTGGTTTTGCTTTATTGCTGGGCGCCATATTGTTCGGATTCCCAGAGAGCAGCACACCCTATTTAAATTATCATGACGGAAAAGTGACAGAACAAAGTATGATTCTCCATCTGTTAATAACATATGGACTGAATTCAATCGATCTGCTGATGATTACGACAATGGCGTTTATGATTTCGAGTGTATTCCGCAACAGTTCACTTGCTGTTGGAATCTCGATATTCTTAATGTTTATGGGCGGCACAGTGACCTACATGCTGTCGACAAAGTTTGAATGGGCAAAATATATTTTATTTGCTAATACAGATTTGACTCAGTATTTTGAAGGTACTCCATTAATGGAAGGCATGACATTAACATTTTCAATTGTAATGCTGTGTGTTTATTTCCTGATTTTTCACTTGCTTGCCTTTTTCGTATTCAAGAAAAGAGATGTTGCGGCATAA
- a CDS encoding ABC transporter ATP-binding protein, which translates to MGSIVELKNVSKVIKGRKIIDNLSFNVEAGEVFGFLGPNGAGKTTTIRMIVGLINISAGDILISGKSITKEFEKAVQHVGAIVENPEMYKFLSGYDNLVHYARMTRGVSKEKINEVVELVGLTDRIRDKVKTYSLGMRQRLGLAQSLLHDPKVLILDEPTNGLDPAGIREIRDHLRMLARDRGMAVIVSSHLLSEMEMMCDRIGIIQQGKLVDVQLVKDFVNNTEKLYEVEIDRSDEALSVVREYMPGIEVSKSAAGIEIPVTKEQIPALVKLLSGQDFSIYGIKEVSKTLEDRFLEVTNEKGEL; encoded by the coding sequence ATGGGAAGCATTGTTGAACTGAAAAATGTTTCAAAGGTGATTAAAGGCAGGAAAATCATTGATAATTTAAGCTTTAATGTAGAAGCAGGTGAAGTGTTTGGATTTCTTGGCCCAAATGGTGCCGGAAAAACAACGACCATTCGAATGATTGTTGGCCTAATAAACATTTCAGCCGGTGATATTTTAATAAGCGGAAAAAGCATTACCAAGGAATTTGAAAAGGCTGTGCAGCATGTCGGTGCAATCGTAGAAAACCCAGAAATGTATAAATTCCTGTCAGGTTACGATAATCTAGTCCATTATGCTCGGATGACAAGAGGAGTAAGCAAGGAGAAGATTAATGAGGTGGTTGAGCTTGTCGGCCTGACAGATAGAATACGTGACAAGGTTAAAACCTATTCTCTTGGGATGAGACAGAGACTTGGACTTGCTCAAAGCTTATTGCATGATCCAAAAGTTCTAATATTGGATGAGCCGACAAACGGCTTAGATCCAGCAGGAATAAGAGAAATTCGCGACCATTTAAGAATGCTCGCCAGAGACAGAGGGATGGCCGTAATAGTTTCCAGCCATCTGTTGTCGGAAATGGAAATGATGTGTGACCGGATTGGTATTATCCAGCAAGGCAAACTGGTGGATGTCCAATTGGTGAAGGACTTTGTCAACAACACAGAAAAGCTCTATGAAGTGGAAATAGACCGTAGCGACGAAGCTTTAAGTGTTGTACGTGAGTATATGCCTGGCATAGAGGTGTCCAAAAGTGCTGCAGGCATAGAAATCCCAGTAACGAAAGAGCAGATTCCAGCATTGGTAAAACTTCTTTCGGGTCAGGATTTCTCCATTTATGGAATTAAAGAAGTTTCTAAGACACTCGAAGACAGATTCTTAGAAGTAACAAATGAGAAGGGGGAATTGTAA
- a CDS encoding ABC transporter ATP-binding protein — protein MIKLEKVTKKYGKETALEDVDFSFLPGKIYGLVGANGSGKSTTLKLIAGLVQPSSGTVTVNGKQVNRKIAADVSYLTELDMFYDGFTVADMISFSASQFQDLNLETATELLHFMELDKAKKIKELSKGNRGRLKLVLSLSRQVPVLLLDEPFSGLDPMVRDSIVKGLLHYIDFEKQTVIIATHEIAEIEPILDDVVVINKGHLAAHFHVDQLKEEQGLSIVEWMKNNIKHS, from the coding sequence TTGATTAAATTAGAGAAAGTTACAAAAAAGTATGGCAAAGAAACAGCTTTAGAAGATGTTGATTTCTCTTTTCTGCCAGGGAAAATCTACGGCTTAGTCGGTGCTAATGGCAGCGGAAAATCAACAACCTTAAAACTTATTGCAGGACTCGTTCAGCCTTCCTCTGGAACTGTCACTGTAAATGGCAAACAGGTTAATCGAAAAATAGCAGCAGATGTATCGTATTTGACGGAATTAGATATGTTCTACGATGGTTTTACTGTTGCTGACATGATCAGCTTTTCTGCCTCGCAGTTTCAGGATTTAAACCTTGAGACGGCAACGGAGCTACTTCATTTCATGGAGCTTGATAAGGCCAAGAAAATTAAAGAGTTGTCAAAGGGCAACAGAGGAAGATTGAAGCTGGTTCTTTCTTTAAGCAGGCAGGTTCCAGTTCTGTTGCTGGATGAGCCGTTTTCCGGACTAGACCCGATGGTAAGAGATTCGATCGTTAAGGGGTTGCTCCATTATATTGATTTTGAAAAGCAGACAGTTATTATTGCTACACATGAGATTGCTGAAATAGAGCCAATTTTGGATGATGTTGTTGTTATCAATAAGGGACATTTAGCGGCGCATTTTCATGTTGACCAGCTGAAAGAAGAGCAAGGGTTGTCTATTGTGGAGTGGATGAAGAACAATATCAAACATTCATAA
- a CDS encoding GntR family transcriptional regulator — protein MADDYKQSRPIYMQIVDRIMRQIARQELKVGQKLPSVREMAIDSGVNPNTIQRTYSELERMNIVETRRGQGTFITEKKEVLEEVKKKLQLELVGRFVESMKELGISEEEMIAELKAAFKQGEEAEKID, from the coding sequence ATGGCAGATGACTACAAGCAATCACGGCCGATTTATATGCAAATTGTTGATCGGATTATGCGGCAGATTGCAAGACAGGAATTAAAGGTTGGCCAAAAGCTGCCTTCTGTACGGGAAATGGCCATTGATTCAGGAGTGAACCCAAACACAATTCAAAGAACCTATAGTGAATTGGAGAGGATGAATATCGTGGAAACGAGAAGAGGGCAAGGGACATTCATTACCGAAAAGAAGGAAGTGCTAGAGGAAGTGAAGAAAAAATTGCAGCTTGAACTTGTTGGCAGGTTTGTCGAGAGTATGAAGGAACTCGGAATATCAGAAGAGGAAATGATTGCAGAACTAAAAGCTGCATTTAAGCAGGGGGAGGAGGCTGAAAAGATTGATTAA
- a CDS encoding tRNA threonylcarbamoyladenosine dehydratase yields the protein MLHQFSRNELAIGTDGLEKLKNSTVAVLGIGGVGSFSAEALARSGVGKLILIDKDDVDITNVNRQVIALLSTVGRPKVDIMKERIADINPDCEVIALKMFYTEETYEEIFAYGLDYVVDASDTISYKIHLMKECLQRNIPIISSMGAANKMDPTRFQIADISKTHTDPIAKVIRLRLRKEGIRKGIKVVFSDESPIVIREDVRKVVGKEDAPIRKAKMPPSSNAFVPSVAGLIMASHVVKELLGDIKIKRVND from the coding sequence ATGTTGCACCAGTTTTCAAGAAATGAATTAGCGATCGGTACAGATGGATTAGAAAAGTTAAAAAACAGCACGGTGGCAGTGCTAGGAATTGGCGGGGTCGGCTCCTTTTCTGCTGAAGCTCTGGCTCGTTCAGGAGTCGGAAAATTAATATTGATTGACAAGGATGATGTTGATATTACCAACGTCAATCGCCAAGTGATTGCATTATTGTCAACTGTCGGTCGTCCGAAAGTTGATATCATGAAAGAGCGCATTGCAGATATCAATCCAGATTGTGAAGTAATCGCACTGAAAATGTTTTATACAGAAGAAACTTATGAGGAAATCTTTGCATACGGCTTGGACTATGTTGTGGATGCATCTGATACTATTTCCTATAAAATTCACTTAATGAAGGAATGTTTACAAAGAAATATTCCTATTATTTCAAGTATGGGTGCAGCGAATAAGATGGATCCGACTCGTTTCCAAATTGCTGATATCAGCAAAACACATACAGATCCAATTGCTAAAGTTATTCGTCTTCGTCTGCGAAAAGAGGGAATCCGTAAAGGAATTAAAGTAGTCTTTTCAGATGAAAGCCCGATCGTAATCAGAGAAGATGTCCGCAAAGTGGTTGGGAAAGAAGATGCACCGATTCGCAAGGCAAAAATGCCGCCTTCTTCCAATGCCTTTGTTCCATCTGTTGCCGGTTTAATTATGGCAAGCCATGTGGTGAAGGAATTACTGGGGGACATTAAAATTAAGCGTGTAAATGACTAA
- the aspS gene encoding aspartate--tRNA ligase has product MFGRTYFCGEVTEKAIGEKVSLKGWVQKRRDLGGLIFIDLRDRTGIVQVVFNPEINKEAIEIAEKVRNEFVLDIKGTVVARQEGTINENLQTGKIEIVVDEIIILNEAKTPPFAISDKTDVAEDVRLKYRYLDFRRPVMFETLKMRHQVTKIMRDYLDSEGFLDIETPILTKSTPEGARDYLVPSRVHPNEFYALPQSPQLFKQLLMVGGIERYYQIARCFRDEDLRADRQPEFTQLDIETSFLSQEDIMKMMENMMVTIMREVKGIDVPSPFPRMPYDEAMARYGSDKPDTRFEMELTDLSEIVKDSSFKVFAAAVESGGQVKAINVKQANDKYSRKDIDALTEFVKVYGAKGLAWLKAEEDGLKGPIAKFISEEEQKAFEAALAIEPGDLLLFVADKASVVADSLGALRLKLAKELNLIDPEKFNFLWVTDWPLFEFDEEENRFYAAHHPFTMPKREDIELLDSNPKAVKAQAYDIVLNGYELGGGSLRIFEKDIQEKMFGLLGFSKEEAYEQFGFLLEAFEYGTPPHGGIAIGLDRLIMLLSGRTNLRDTIAFPKTASASCLLTDAPGEVSQSQLDDLHLALKSPKKND; this is encoded by the coding sequence TCATCGATTTGCGTGACCGTACTGGCATTGTTCAAGTCGTGTTTAATCCAGAAATAAATAAAGAAGCAATTGAAATTGCAGAAAAAGTAAGAAATGAATTTGTTCTAGATATTAAAGGAACGGTTGTGGCAAGGCAGGAAGGAACAATCAATGAAAACCTGCAAACAGGTAAAATTGAGATTGTTGTAGACGAAATTATCATTCTGAACGAAGCAAAAACACCGCCGTTTGCTATCTCTGATAAAACAGACGTAGCAGAAGATGTTCGCTTAAAATATCGCTATTTAGATTTCAGAAGACCAGTTATGTTTGAAACATTAAAAATGCGTCATCAAGTAACAAAGATTATGAGAGATTATTTAGACAGCGAAGGCTTCTTGGATATCGAAACACCAATCCTTACAAAAAGCACGCCTGAAGGAGCAAGGGATTATCTTGTGCCAAGCCGTGTTCATCCAAATGAATTTTATGCATTGCCGCAGTCTCCGCAGCTTTTCAAACAGCTGCTGATGGTAGGCGGAATTGAGCGCTATTACCAAATTGCCCGCTGCTTCCGTGATGAAGACTTGCGTGCAGACCGTCAGCCTGAATTTACACAGCTTGATATTGAAACAAGCTTCTTAAGTCAGGAAGACATCATGAAAATGATGGAAAACATGATGGTGACAATTATGCGTGAAGTGAAAGGAATCGATGTTCCTTCACCATTCCCAAGAATGCCTTATGATGAAGCAATGGCACGCTACGGATCGGATAAGCCAGACACAAGATTTGAAATGGAGCTTACAGATCTGTCTGAAATCGTTAAAGACTCCAGCTTTAAAGTGTTTGCAGCTGCTGTTGAATCAGGCGGCCAAGTAAAAGCAATTAATGTGAAGCAAGCAAATGACAAATATTCTCGTAAAGATATTGATGCTTTGACAGAATTCGTGAAAGTTTATGGCGCGAAAGGCTTAGCATGGTTGAAGGCAGAAGAGGATGGATTAAAAGGTCCGATAGCAAAATTCATCTCAGAGGAAGAGCAAAAAGCGTTTGAAGCAGCACTTGCTATTGAACCAGGTGATCTGCTGCTGTTTGTTGCAGATAAAGCAAGCGTTGTTGCAGACTCATTAGGTGCACTTCGCCTTAAATTAGCAAAAGAGTTGAACTTAATAGACCCAGAGAAATTCAACTTCCTATGGGTGACAGACTGGCCGTTGTTTGAATTTGATGAAGAAGAGAACCGTTTCTATGCAGCTCACCATCCGTTCACAATGCCAAAACGAGAAGATATCGAACTGCTTGATTCCAATCCTAAGGCAGTTAAAGCACAAGCGTATGATATTGTATTGAATGGTTATGAGCTTGGCGGAGGATCACTTCGTATTTTCGAAAAAGATATTCAGGAAAAAATGTTCGGACTGCTTGGTTTCTCTAAAGAAGAAGCTTATGAGCAATTTGGTTTCCTGCTGGAAGCATTCGAATATGGAACACCTCCGCATGGCGGAATTGCAATCGGCTTAGACAGACTGATTATGCTTCTGTCTGGCAGAACAAACCTGCGTGATACAATCGCATTCCCGAAAACAGCAAGTGCAAGCTGTCTGTTGACAGATGCACCAGGCGAGGTTTCTCAAAGCCAGCTTGATGATTTGCATCTAGCACTTAAATCACCGAAAAAAAATGACTGA